One Bythopirellula goksoeyrii genomic window, TCTGAACGTCCCGTTCTGCGGCTGCGCGAACAAAGTGTCCTATCGTTTCCAGATTTGCTGCTTTGTTGCTGGGAACATGTTGAAACTGTACGGAAGCAACGCGAAGTGGTTTCATAGGTTCATGCTCGACATTTTGGCTTGGGCTGGCCCACTCTGCACAATTAGCTTAAGTCAGATCCTCTTCTCTCTGGGTTCTAAATCAATAAGTTCAGCTATCCGGACAGGCTCGCCTCTTTCGATGCTTTTCCTTGCCGCGATCCCAACCATTATAGACATGGCGCCATCGCGCAAACCAGCAACTCGATTGTACGGGTCTGTTGCATCTGGATCTTGGAATAGTTTCTCTTGAAGTTTTTCATCTCCACCCCCGTGGCCAGTTCTATCAAGCGAAACTTTAACTGTATCGTGCTTTTCCCACAGTTGGTGGACGATAATCTGCTCTGAAGTGACATTCTCACTGCCATCCTGATTCATTTCCAAGTCATGAAGATCTTTCTGACTGAACGTTCTCTCCCCGTCATATGGAATATCTAAACGGGCTTCGAGACGACCCTTCGTACCATTGAACGCGACTCGCCAGCCCTCGAATGGTGAATAAGTAGTCAAGGAATAGTTGAGTATCACATTGTTTTTGTACCGCACTTGAGCAGACATTTTGTCATAGATATTGATTTCCTCACGAAACAGGCAATTATCGCGTACGTAACCGTCGTACTCTTCGTTCGCGACATAGAGGTCCATGTCTTCCTTTTCATTGGTGATGTCCCAATAGAAATCGCAACGCTTCGTATATTGACAATCTCTGCAGCTATTGCCACGGTACGGTCCAGCACTTCCATATTTTTCGAGAGCCCCAAAGGCGAACACCTCTTCCGGATCAGAATCAAGCCACCAGTTCATCAGATCAAAATGATGGGTTGCCTTGTGAACCCAAAGAGTTCCTCCAACATGTCGCAAGCCGTGCCATCTTCGAAAGTAGGAAGCGCCATGGTACGTATTCAGATACCAGTGAAAATCAACTGAAGTTACTTTTCCAATCACTTCTTCGCTCAGTAGCTGCTTGATTTTTGTGTTATAGGCATTCCAGCGATAATTGAATCCGACGATTACATTATTGTTTGATTTGCGCTCAGCATCTAAGATCTGCTGGCACTTACTTTCGTCCGTGGTCAGTGGCTTTTCGGTCAGCACATCATAGCCTAATTCCAGGCTCGAGATGATGTACTTGTGGTGCGTACAATCCGTAGTGGTAACGATCACTAGATCCGGTTTAGTTTCGTTCAGCATGTTTTCGAAATCAGAATCGGCATACGTATCACAGTCTAGTCCCAAAAACTTCTTTGCGTATTCCAACCTTCCAGGATTGATGTCGCATAGTCCAACAAATTCGACGAGATTGGAATACTTCTCTAAGAGCCGCTTTGCCCAGAAACCAGTTCCTCGAATACCCGTTCCCACCATGACGACTTTCAGTTTTCTTCCTTTCAATGTGGACCCGAAAGAAGCAGGAGTTAATACAGCTCCTGCCGCCAACATGGAAAGAGCAGCAACAAAAGTCCTTCTGGATGAAGCAACTGCCATCATACTTATTACCCTTCAACTCAAAGTGTCTTAGTAAACCAGGAATATCAATCAACTCAATCAGATACGCAAAAAGACTTTGTTACGATACAGAAAATAGAGAAATAGCCACTGAACCCCAACAAGAGAGATCGTCATAATAACGGGCTTGTAGGGTTCTGCAGTAATATCCGTCATCCAACCGAAAAGCTTCGAAGAAGTATATTGCCAATCAATAAAACAGGGCGACATGTAGATAAAGATAGAATTCATACCAATCACCCGAAAGAAAAATGCCCACTTTGTCCAGCCCTTGACGTCAATCAAAAAATAGAAAAAAGCCAGCAACATCAGACTTAAACCGCCGCATTGCATTGCAAACGAACTCGTCCATAGGTTCTTATTTATCGGGAAACTCAAATTCCATAGCTGAGCCACTGCAACGAAGGCAATACCGACAAACGCCATCGTCAACGCATTCTGCTTTCCGCGATCCGTGCCGGTATTCTCCAGAAATGTGCCGGCAAGAATCCCCATAAGTGCTGTAGAAACTGCAGGAATCGTTGCCAACAATCCCTCAGGATCGTGGATACCACGATATAGTTGTCCAGGCAGAATGATCCTATCGACATAAGAAACAATGTTGCCTTCCTCTGTTAGATCTCCCCTCGGGTAGCCTGAAGCAGACCCAAGCATCAGCAGTAGCCAATAGCCAAGGAGCAGAGTGATGCACCAGAGCACTTGAGATCGCTGTTTGGTGTAGACATAGATGAAGCCGGCAAACATGTAGGCCAATCCGATCCGACCTAAAACACTTGGGAATCTGATTTCGTCGAGCCCACGAACTTCCAATCCGTTATTGTAAATCACTCCCAAGAGAACCAGAATTAGGCCTCTCTTCACTAGTCCATATAGCACTTCACTGCGGGCCAACCCGGCTTCCAGTTTCTTGCCAATGGAGTAAGGCATGGCCACCCCCGCAAGAAACAGAAATAGTGGAAATATCAAGTCATAAACTGCAAAACCATGCCAATCTGGATGCTGAAATTGATGATCCAGCACGTGCCAAAATGATGAACCGGTTGCCTCTCCCAATTGGTGAAAGATGTGGTCAACTCCCATGATCCAAAACATATCGAAGCCTCGCAGGGCATCGAGTGACTTGAGCCTTAGATCAGATATTGGCTTCAACATTGAATCTCACATTCCTAACATATGCACGTGAAGCCATACATTCTCCAAACCGGGCTTAGGATTAGAAACTACTTTTCAAAAATGTTCTGAGTTCACCTGCCCAGTATATGTTCTTTCAACCGGCTACTCCCAACAAGGTAGGGAGACAGTAGTACGATAGTTCGAATCATTGCAGTCAGGATTGCGCGTAGGAGAATAGATTCGATCCCCCGTGAAAGGACGTTCCTGAGTGTATATCCAAACCTGCTCTTGATCCCACAAGATGATTTCATCCCGAGCGTCTCCCGTGAGGTTTTGCACAGCAGCGCAAAGATCGGGGTGCCCATCGTCAGGGAACATAACCACACGTCGGAGTTGTCCGTCAAGCATCCCCCCTTCATGAATATTTCCAGAAAGCAAAATTAGCTCCGTGCCATCTCCACTCCAGTTGACTGGCACAAATGGGCTGCCGACATGAATTGGTTCATCCTGCAGCAAGATGTTCCCTCGATGGTCCAAGATCGTAATAATGCCCGGATTCTTCCAAAAGTTAATGCAGGCGTACTGAAGTCCCTCGACGTCTTTGCGAAGCTTCGCCACCAAAGCAGTCTGCGTATGCCCTAAACGATGATGGCGACGCACAAACCCGTGACTGTCTATCAGAGAAAAGCCTTCGTCACTCCCAGAGTAGTATCCGTAGCAAGGCGCTTTTGGATCTTCGCTAAAATTACCATAGGCAACACCATCTGCATGATCCTGAAATTCCCCGTCTCTGGTCCAAACTTGCTTCCCAGTGTGGTCCCACATGGAGTAACCAATCATGATTCTGTCAAAGGCTACTGTCTGGTTGTCCTCGACTTCGTCATGGAAAGCAAAGGGATAATGTCCCAGCATTCCTTCTCCGGAGAATTTCAGGTTGAGCTGGTTATCAAATACCCAAAACAAACGGTAACGATCTTTAACTAGTATTTCTCGTGGACCGTTACCTGACAGATTGAAAAATGCGATGGAATCTCCAATATTTCGTTCATGTGGACGAGATTTAATTTCGTAACGCCTTTGCGAAAAATCTTCGGGTACTTTTGGCATCCAAGACCAATTCTCCAACTCGCCAGTCTCACCATCCAGAACTTGAATCTTAAAGTCCTTTACCATTACTACTTCGTTGCGGCCATCACCATCGACATCGTGAATCTGAAAAGGACAGTCACTTGTTAGCAAGCCATTTCTCGGATTAGGGCGACCGATTTGCCAAAGAACTTTTCCGTCAAGTGTTACGGCAGTCAGACAACTTATTTCGACAAAATTATCGCCTGGCCCTTTCCGCATATTCTGGCAAAAAAGCATGTCGGAGTTGCCATCGCCGTCTAAGTCACCAAAGCGAACATTGCGCCCACAGCCAAATTGGGGGGTTTTAAACTTCTTCCAAAGCTTTGGTTTTGGGTTTACATTGCGAAGCTGCAATAGCCGGGCTTCTCGTTCGGCAATTGCTTTGTCAATCAAAGCCTTGGTAGTGACAGTTGAATAAGCGTGAAAATCCTGGAATCTCGCCGGTACATTAGCTGTAACACCTACTTTTCCTGCAGATAATCTATCGTCCTCGGCTGTGAGCAGGAGCGTACCATTAATAGAAGCTTTGATCTTAGATCCTGTGACCTCCACCTTCATGCGGTAATATTGGGAAGTATCATATTCAAAGGGAGCGGTCGCGATCGTTTCGATCGTAGCGACGCGAAACGATCGATCCAGAGGCAACCGCAATCGCAACTGCGCTTCTTTACCGTTTATCAGACTAAAAAAATAGTGGTGTCGATTGGTCTTGTATCGAAATGCAATTCCAACCATTTCATCGAGGGCTAGCGGCTTGACTAACACCTCGACTGTATAATCGCTCCACTCAGGTTCACCGGTAATGAATAACGGGCTAAACAACCTGGTAACCATATCCTCAGAATCTGGCGAAAGCAGTTGCTCAAGGTACACCTTGCCTTCTTCGTCTCCAACGAGCCAGGAATCAAGGTAACCAATAGCGTTTTCCCAGGGTTCTAACGGCACTCCCCGATCGGCAAGATAGTGATATTCCTGGATTGCAGGATTTAATTCACCCACCGGTTGAGAGAGTGGACCGGCTGGATAGCGAGAAAAATCGTCGCGAATCAAGGTCACTGTTTCGCTTGCGCTAACCTGACATCCATACAGGCTGCATATCAAGGAAAAGGCAAGCAATAACCGCTGTGGCATGATTAACTCTGTTTAGAAAGGAGGACCCTATACAAAAGCTGGGCCGGCCTGCCCCGGCCGACCCAGATACAATATAAGCCGAGAACAATTATTCTCGATTAAGAACGATTCTTACGTCTTGCAACCAAGAGTAACGAGCCAGCCGAAAGCAACAAGAACATAGAGCACGGCTCGGGAACGCTTGCCACATTAGCAATAAGTGAAGAAGCGCCATATTCGGCCTGCCAGTTGACCAGATCATTAGCAGACAAACCATCTCTCTGCCATTTGAGGAAGTCAGCACCATCAACATCACCATCGCTATCGAAGTCCGCCGAAAGTGGTTCAACGGTAACCTCTAGGAATGCTGTTACAGACTCACCTTCTTCACGGCCAAAAACAACCCAGTTTGATCTCTCACTATTGTCTAGCTGCCAAACCCCGAATTCATCTTGGAAGAAGGCAGCACCTAGACGAATGCCACGGTTATACTCATCGTTGACCATCGCATCGATTATATCGGGATCGACCTCCACAGCAGCAGACTCTCCGAAAAGAAAAGCATCTTGTAAATCTTGATTCGTAAAGCTTTTTGAATTTGTAAAAGCTGGTGTAGGATTGGCATTCGTCACCGATGCCGGAACACCATAAGCTGCGTTATTGGGCGGAGTTCCAGAGAAAGTGTAGGGGCCGCTATCGGGATCGTTCCATATCAAACTGTTCTCAGCGTCTAATACCCCTCCGTTATGCACGGTCTGTGCGTAAAAGTAAGTAACGGCGGCAGTTCCACTAGTCCAACCAAAGTTGGGAGTGCGTTGCCCATCGCCTTCCACCCAGTCGTTCGTTGACTCCACAGTCTGAAAGGTAACTGTAGCAGGCAGGTTCTTTGATGCAGTGTTGGGATCCAATGGGTCATTGCCTGTCGCAGGAAAAATATTTAGTGTCCAAGTGGCTTTCCCAGGATTGTTTTGCAAAAAGATCCCCATCGCTTCCGTATCAAAGTCAAAATGGGCAGAGTTTTCTCCACCAAACTTATATCCCCTGAGAAACCCAAAGTCGCCGGTGCTATACATCTGCTCACCAGGATCACCATAAACGGTCCAATCTCTTGTTGCAGGGAACTTCATGGTGACTTGGGCAGATGCACTGTCGAGCCTAACACCGACACTGGAAATGAGTAGCAATGATAAAACCAAGAACACCTTGGCCTTGCTTTGATTCCGTTTACAAATAAATAAGTGGACATTCATCATAGCTTGTTTCTCCGGTTTAAGAATTCGTACCTCTTGGAAAAGAAAAACGCTCGGCGTCCGACACATCGATTATTAAAGCTTTCCTAGCAAAAAGCATGTAGTCGCAACTGCCTTGTACAGTTTCATTATAACAAAGGCCTCAGACTGACCCGCGAGAGAAACCATATCACATCTCAATTGTTTAATTGCAATAATGGAAGAGATTCTAGGTCCGTCTTTCCTGGGTTAAGGACCATTCACGCCAGCGCGCCTCGATCGATGACACAGGATTCTTGAAGAGGCATCAACCATACCTAGATTTCGTATTGGATATTTTCCGTCAGGCAGGAAGCCTCTATACTCCCAAACGGATACTGCGCAATCAAAAAGCTAAACATATGGACAGAATTCGTCGCATACGCAGTAAAGCGGCTAAAACAATGGTTCAAAGATTAGATGAGAATGTTTCAGGCGGTCTTTACTCCTGAAATAGTTCTCTTAATCGTCTCGTGATGGTCGAATCTTCCAGTTGGAGTCAGCCTCATGAGAATTGTTCATATATTCGCCTGCAAGAGATACTAATTCTGGATGATTTAAGGCAGAGTCATGCTCCTCTAAGGTATCTTTGGAAAGGTCAAATAGTTCGATTGTGCCACTATGCATCGGCTGCCGAATCGCTTTCCAGTTACCAAACCTTACGGCTTGCATTCCGCCTCGCTCGTAATATTCCCAGTATAGATACTCATGTTTCTTCTGTAGTTCAGGGTGCCCCTTGAGCGTAGGGGCAAAGCTTATGCTATCGAGTCCTTCCGGTGTCTCGACACCTGCCAAATCAGCTGCAGTTGCTACGAAATCGCCGAAGTAGCCAATGTGATCTGATACGCTATCGAAATCGACAGTACTCGGCCATCGTACAATGGTCGGTACCCGAATACCTCCTTCGTACAGATCACGTTTGATGCCACGTAATTCACCATTGGAATTGAAGAACTCTGGATCATGACCACCTTCTTCATGGGGCCCATTGTCCGACGTAAAAACAACCATCGTGTTTTCTTCGATCCCTAATTCTTTCAGTAAATCGAGGATTCGTCCTGTGTCCCGGTCGATATTACGGATCATAGCCGCAAATCCCTTTTCAGGTTCAGGCCAGTCTTTCAAGGCAAGTTCATCTAAAGCTGGAACCTCCATGCCATTCTCAATAACCTCATTATTAGCATGTGGCACATTCATGGAGAAAAAAAGGAAGAAAGGTCGGTCTCTATTTATGCGAATGAAATGTAACGCATCTTCTACAAAAAGGTCTGGCGCATATTGCACTCTTTTATCGGCGACACCTGTGCCCCAGTCGGGCAACTTCGAATCTCGCCATTTTTCCCATTCCACACCTACTTTGTTCTGTAATTGTTGAATATGACCGTTTCGAATTAGGAATTCAGGATAGAAGTTATGGGCGTGCCACATGTTCACGTAACCGAAAAAGTGATCGAAGCCTATGTCATTAGGATTGGTGATATTATCAGGCGTTCCCACACCCCATTTACCAATACATGCAGTTGCATATCCTGCTTCTTTAAGGACGGAAGAAAGCGTAAGCTGCTCTGGCTGAACGGCAACGGGCTCAGTGATATTTCCGCGAACCGCCGTGTGACCAGTGTGCTTGCCAGTTAGAAGCACGCTTCGTGAAGGCCCACAAATGGTACTGCCTGCGTAGAATTGAGTGAACCGCATGCCTTGTCTTGCCATGTCGTTCAGCCGCGGCGTTTGTAGAGTTTGTTGGCCAAAGCAACCAATATCACCATACCCAAGGTCGTCAGCAAGAATAAGGACGATGTTGGGCGGTTTCTCTCGAGAATGGGCGGCATACCCCTGCGGGCTAAGTGTAGAATATGCGGTCAAGCCTACAAACAGTATTGCACTAAATTGGCAGACAATGTTTTGTCTCATA contains:
- a CDS encoding arylsulfatase, whose amino-acid sequence is MRQNIVCQFSAILFVGLTAYSTLSPQGYAAHSREKPPNIVLILADDLGYGDIGCFGQQTLQTPRLNDMARQGMRFTQFYAGSTICGPSRSVLLTGKHTGHTAVRGNITEPVAVQPEQLTLSSVLKEAGYATACIGKWGVGTPDNITNPNDIGFDHFFGYVNMWHAHNFYPEFLIRNGHIQQLQNKVGVEWEKWRDSKLPDWGTGVADKRVQYAPDLFVEDALHFIRINRDRPFFLFFSMNVPHANNEVIENGMEVPALDELALKDWPEPEKGFAAMIRNIDRDTGRILDLLKELGIEENTMVVFTSDNGPHEEGGHDPEFFNSNGELRGIKRDLYEGGIRVPTIVRWPSTVDFDSVSDHIGYFGDFVATAADLAGVETPEGLDSISFAPTLKGHPELQKKHEYLYWEYYERGGMQAVRFGNWKAIRQPMHSGTIELFDLSKDTLEEHDSALNHPELVSLAGEYMNNSHEADSNWKIRPSRDD
- a CDS encoding acyltransferase family protein, with protein sequence MLKPISDLRLKSLDALRGFDMFWIMGVDHIFHQLGEATGSSFWHVLDHQFQHPDWHGFAVYDLIFPLFLFLAGVAMPYSIGKKLEAGLARSEVLYGLVKRGLILVLLGVIYNNGLEVRGLDEIRFPSVLGRIGLAYMFAGFIYVYTKQRSQVLWCITLLLGYWLLLMLGSASGYPRGDLTEEGNIVSYVDRIILPGQLYRGIHDPEGLLATIPAVSTALMGILAGTFLENTGTDRGKQNALTMAFVGIAFVAVAQLWNLSFPINKNLWTSSFAMQCGGLSLMLLAFFYFLIDVKGWTKWAFFFRVIGMNSIFIYMSPCFIDWQYTSSKLFGWMTDITAEPYKPVIMTISLVGVQWLFLYFLYRNKVFLRI
- a CDS encoding PEP-CTERM sorting domain-containing protein (PEP-CTERM proteins occur, often in large numbers, in the proteomes of bacteria that also encode an exosortase, a predicted intramembrane cysteine proteinase. The presence of a PEP-CTERM domain at a protein's C-terminus predicts cleavage within the sorting domain, followed by covalent anchoring to some some component of the (usually Gram-negative) cell surface. Many PEP-CTERM proteins exhibit an unusual sequence composition that includes large numbers of potential glycosylation sites. Expression of one such protein has been shown restore the ability of a bacterium to form floc, a type of biofilm.): MMNVHLFICKRNQSKAKVFLVLSLLLISSVGVRLDSASAQVTMKFPATRDWTVYGDPGEQMYSTGDFGFLRGYKFGGENSAHFDFDTEAMGIFLQNNPGKATWTLNIFPATGNDPLDPNTASKNLPATVTFQTVESTNDWVEGDGQRTPNFGWTSGTAAVTYFYAQTVHNGGVLDAENSLIWNDPDSGPYTFSGTPPNNAAYGVPASVTNANPTPAFTNSKSFTNQDLQDAFLFGESAAVEVDPDIIDAMVNDEYNRGIRLGAAFFQDEFGVWQLDNSERSNWVVFGREEGESVTAFLEVTVEPLSADFDSDGDVDGADFLKWQRDGLSANDLVNWQAEYGASSLIANVASVPEPCSMFLLLSAGSLLLVARRKNRS
- a CDS encoding Gfo/Idh/MocA family protein, which translates into the protein MMAVASSRRTFVAALSMLAAGAVLTPASFGSTLKGRKLKVVMVGTGIRGTGFWAKRLLEKYSNLVEFVGLCDINPGRLEYAKKFLGLDCDTYADSDFENMLNETKPDLVIVTTTDCTHHKYIISSLELGYDVLTEKPLTTDESKCQQILDAERKSNNNVIVGFNYRWNAYNTKIKQLLSEEVIGKVTSVDFHWYLNTYHGASYFRRWHGLRHVGGTLWVHKATHHFDLMNWWLDSDPEEVFAFGALEKYGSAGPYRGNSCRDCQYTKRCDFYWDITNEKEDMDLYVANEEYDGYVRDNCLFREEINIYDKMSAQVRYKNNVILNYSLTTYSPFEGWRVAFNGTKGRLEARLDIPYDGERTFSQKDLHDLEMNQDGSENVTSEQIIVHQLWEKHDTVKVSLDRTGHGGGDEKLQEKLFQDPDATDPYNRVAGLRDGAMSIMVGIAARKSIERGEPVRIAELIDLEPREKRI